Proteins encoded in a region of the Tripterygium wilfordii isolate XIE 37 chromosome 21, ASM1340144v1, whole genome shotgun sequence genome:
- the LOC119987974 gene encoding uncharacterized protein LOC119987974 — protein MNSNGGKPLSIHPNHWTILVLDGEASEWTHYNSNKPRAGTKDYYLEDARTVKQYVEKKMKEHYIDRMVERGLDVDVDSLDTEYNFPLVSAKKCPQQRTGS, from the exons GGGGGTAAACCATTAAGCATTCATCCAAATCATTGGACAATATTGGTGTTGGATGGTGAAGCTTCTGAATGGACTCATTACAATAGCAATAAGCCCAGGGCAGGGACAAAAGATTATTACCTGGAGGATGCAAGGACTGTG AAACAGTACgtggaaaagaaaatgaaagaacatTACATAGATAGAATGGTTGAACGTGGATTAGATGTGGATGTCGATAGCCTTGATACTGAGTACAATTTCCCATTGGTGTCAGCAAAGAAATGCCCTCAACAACGGACCGGATCATAA